One part of the Nostoc sp. PCC 7120 = FACHB-418 genome encodes these proteins:
- a CDS encoding Fic family protein — MIVSSSQLYERFIEQVIGLSQKKDFSLTALISNYVRMNYQLKLEQIDKLKAWLDGFRPFDQTMLAELKKLYDVRFTYNSNAIEGNTLTQSETELVLTKGITIGGKTLNEHLEVIGHKEAIDYIESLSQKDTEINEW, encoded by the coding sequence ATGATAGTATCTTCCTCTCAACTTTACGAGCGATTTATTGAACAGGTAATTGGTTTAAGTCAAAAAAAAGACTTTTCATTAACTGCTTTAATTAGTAACTATGTGAGGATGAATTATCAACTGAAATTAGAGCAAATAGACAAGTTAAAGGCTTGGTTAGATGGGTTTAGACCTTTTGATCAAACAATGCTCGCTGAACTGAAAAAGCTCTATGATGTCCGCTTTACTTATAATTCTAATGCTATTGAAGGGAATACTTTAACTCAAAGTGAAACTGAATTAGTGTTAACTAAAGGGATTACCATTGGCGGTAAAACTCTCAATGAACATTTAGAGGTGATTGGACATAAGGAAGCGATAGACTATATTGAGAGTTTATCACAAAAAGATACGGAAATTAATGAATGGTAA
- a CDS encoding DUF4276 family protein codes for MSYDLIFLLEEPSIENVLKEILPKIIPDEISFICIPHQGKQDLAKSIPKKIRAFQFNPDTKFVIVHDQDSHDCKNLKSELLEICQNAGNKNILIRIICHELESWFLGDLVAVEKAYGLKPESLSQKQNKTKFRNPDQLNSAKEELRKLVPEYYPGTHSRMIAPYLSLTENKSRSFQVFLDGINKIIN; via the coding sequence ATGAGCTATGACTTGATTTTTTTACTAGAAGAACCTTCTATAGAAAATGTTTTAAAGGAAATCTTACCCAAAATAATTCCTGATGAAATTTCTTTTATTTGTATTCCTCACCAAGGTAAACAGGACTTAGCTAAATCTATACCAAAAAAAATTAGAGCTTTTCAATTTAACCCTGACACAAAATTTGTTATTGTTCACGATCAAGACTCCCACGACTGTAAAAACCTCAAATCAGAACTTTTAGAAATTTGTCAAAATGCAGGAAACAAAAACATACTGATCCGAATAATCTGTCATGAACTAGAATCTTGGTTTTTGGGTGATTTAGTTGCAGTCGAAAAAGCCTATGGACTAAAACCCGAAAGTTTGAGTCAAAAACAAAATAAAACCAAGTTTCGTAACCCCGATCAACTCAACTCTGCGAAAGAAGAACTCAGAAAGTTAGTTCCAGAATATTACCCCGGTACTCATTCTAGGATGATCGCGCCCTATTTATCCTTGACTGAAAACAAATCTCGTAGTTTTCAAGTTTTTCTCGATGGCATCAATAAAATTATCAATTAG
- a CDS encoding type I restriction endonuclease has protein sequence MQLSDTEFKTILNHLDKGNVFDRAKRLRDKMELSRDDGTTFYLEFLNIEHWCQNQYQVTNQITQQGNYKNRYDVTLLINGLPLVQIELKRRGLELKEAFNQINRYQRHSYGADIGLFQYVQIFVISNGVNTRYYANNRKQEYKQTFYWADEENNLITQLEDFADRFLEKCHVSKMICKYIVLHESDKVLMVLRPYQLLCGRSHH, from the coding sequence ATCCAACTCAGCGATACCGAATTTAAAACCATCCTCAATCACCTGGATAAAGGTAACGTCTTTGACCGCGCCAAACGCCTCCGCGATAAAATGGAACTCAGCCGCGACGATGGCACAACCTTTTACCTAGAATTTCTCAATATCGAACATTGGTGTCAAAATCAATATCAAGTCACCAACCAAATCACCCAGCAAGGCAATTACAAAAACCGCTACGACGTAACCCTGCTGATTAATGGTTTACCCCTCGTGCAAATTGAACTCAAACGCCGAGGACTGGAACTAAAAGAAGCCTTCAACCAAATCAACCGCTACCAACGCCATTCCTACGGCGCAGACATTGGACTATTTCAATATGTGCAAATATTCGTCATCTCCAACGGCGTAAATACCCGCTACTACGCCAACAACCGCAAACAAGAATATAAACAAACATTCTACTGGGCAGATGAAGAAAACAACCTGATCACCCAACTAGAAGACTTCGCCGATCGCTTTTTGGAAAAATGCCACGTTTCCAAAATGATCTGTAAATACATTGTTCTGCACGAATCTGACAAAGTGCTGATGGTGTTGCGTCCCTACCAATTATTATGCGGTAGAAGCCATCATTGA
- a CDS encoding type I restriction-modification system subunit M, which yields MTNGQNGQKKKLETQLWNIADSLRGKMNADEFRDYCLGFIFYKYLSERQHLYANEVLAEDGIDFINIDESSKEGQEYLEAIKEESIATLGYFLKPSELFSSLAERALGAKTASEENLADEDFEASNFILDDLTQVLSSIERSTMGKESEEDFDHLFEDLDLTSTKLGRTPKAKNALIAKILVHLNKIDFRLEDTESDVLGDAYEYLIGQFASGAGKKAGEFYTPQQVSKVLAKIVTTGKSRLKSVYDPTCGSGSLLLRVAREVESVGDFYGQEMNRTTYNLARMNMILHGVHYRNFDLRQEDTLENPQHEGMRFEAVVANPPFSAQWSANKLFESDDRFSQYGKLAPASKADFAFVQHMIHHLDDNGIMAVVLPHGVLFRGAAEGHIRKYVIKERNWLDAVIGLPANIFYGTSIPTCILVFKKCRENPDDILFIDASAYFEKAKNQNYLRDEDVEKIVSTYRQRIQSEKYSYRAPLTEIAENDFNLNIPRYVDTFEEEEEIDLDAVAREIREIDREMVETDQLIRGFCEELGIESPF from the coding sequence ATGACGAACGGACAAAACGGACAAAAGAAAAAATTAGAAACCCAGCTTTGGAATATTGCCGACTCGCTGCGGGGCAAAATGAATGCTGATGAGTTTCGGGATTATTGCTTAGGGTTTATTTTTTACAAGTACCTGTCTGAGCGTCAGCATCTTTATGCTAATGAGGTGTTAGCAGAGGATGGCATTGATTTTATCAATATTGATGAATCTTCCAAAGAAGGACAAGAATATTTAGAGGCGATTAAAGAGGAGTCAATCGCCACCCTGGGGTATTTTCTCAAGCCGTCAGAGTTGTTTAGTTCCTTAGCAGAACGGGCTTTAGGGGCGAAAACAGCCAGTGAGGAAAATCTGGCAGATGAGGATTTTGAAGCATCTAACTTTATTTTAGATGACTTGACCCAAGTGCTGAGTAGTATTGAACGCTCGACAATGGGGAAGGAAAGCGAAGAGGATTTTGATCACTTGTTTGAGGATCTGGATCTCACTTCCACTAAGTTGGGGCGGACTCCCAAAGCGAAGAATGCTTTAATTGCTAAGATTTTAGTGCATCTCAATAAAATTGACTTTCGCCTAGAGGATACGGAAAGCGATGTATTGGGCGATGCTTACGAATATTTAATTGGGCAGTTTGCTAGTGGTGCAGGGAAAAAAGCCGGGGAGTTTTACACGCCGCAGCAGGTTTCTAAGGTGTTGGCGAAGATTGTCACCACGGGGAAAAGTCGCCTGAAGTCGGTTTATGATCCCACCTGTGGTTCGGGTTCGTTGCTGTTGCGGGTGGCGCGGGAGGTGGAATCAGTCGGGGATTTTTACGGGCAAGAAATGAACCGCACAACCTACAACCTGGCGCGAATGAATATGATTTTGCATGGGGTGCATTATCGTAATTTCGATTTGCGCCAGGAAGATACCCTAGAGAATCCCCAGCATGAGGGTATGCGGTTTGAGGCGGTGGTGGCAAATCCGCCGTTTTCGGCACAGTGGAGTGCTAATAAACTATTTGAGTCGGATGATCGCTTTAGTCAGTATGGCAAGTTAGCCCCGGCTTCTAAGGCTGATTTTGCCTTTGTACAACACATGATCCATCACCTAGATGATAATGGGATTATGGCGGTGGTGTTGCCTCATGGGGTTTTGTTTCGTGGTGCGGCGGAGGGACATATTCGCAAGTATGTGATCAAGGAACGCAATTGGTTAGATGCGGTGATTGGATTGCCTGCGAATATATTTTATGGGACGAGTATCCCGACTTGTATTTTAGTGTTTAAAAAGTGCCGAGAAAATCCTGACGATATTTTATTTATTGATGCTAGTGCCTATTTTGAAAAGGCAAAGAATCAGAATTATTTGCGGGATGAGGATGTAGAGAAAATTGTTTCTACCTATCGGCAAAGGATACAGTCAGAAAAGTATAGTTATCGCGCCCCATTAACGGAAATTGCGGAGAATGATTTTAATTTAAATATTCCCCGGTATGTGGATACTTTTGAGGAAGAGGAGGAGATTGATTTAGATGCGGTGGCGCGGGAAATTCGGGAGATTGATCGGGAGATGGTGGAGACGGATCAATTAATTCGCGGGTTTTGTGAGGAATTGGGGATTGAGTCACCGTTTTAG
- a CDS encoding chlorophyll a/b-binding protein, translating to MRTNNAIVDDQGLMNNFAIEPKVYVDEQGDRTGFTPYAEILNGRLAMIGFISLIALEVFTGKGIFGLLTNLQ from the coding sequence ATGCGTACAAATAATGCCATCGTTGACGACCAAGGTTTGATGAACAACTTTGCGATTGAGCCAAAAGTATATGTAGATGAGCAAGGTGATCGCACTGGGTTCACACCCTATGCAGAAATACTCAACGGTCGTTTGGCGATGATTGGTTTCATCTCATTAATCGCATTAGAAGTATTTACAGGAAAAGGAATTTTCGGTCTTTTGACCAACCTGCAATAG
- a CDS encoding metal-binding protein, whose amino-acid sequence MPSGRTHDRITLWSLPLVAGLTFWQTRSGNVTLLVAGGFMFGGLMFGPDLDIYSRQYQRWGVLRWIWLPYQKSLRHRSFLSHGPLIGTTLRVVYLSSLLAILTVVILAVVDKLWNVTVTWQDVEVTVGRSLTSYSMEFFALFLGLELGAMSHSLSDWGGSAYKRFRKQGVRGILPSSKIKKRKVTSRRSTGGRKNQKR is encoded by the coding sequence ATGCCCTCTGGTAGGACGCACGATCGCATTACTTTATGGTCGTTGCCGTTGGTGGCTGGTCTGACTTTCTGGCAGACTCGCTCTGGCAATGTCACTTTGTTGGTGGCTGGTGGGTTTATGTTTGGTGGGTTGATGTTCGGCCCTGATTTAGATATTTACTCGCGTCAATATCAACGTTGGGGTGTTTTGCGCTGGATTTGGTTACCTTATCAAAAAAGTCTTCGGCATCGTTCTTTTCTATCCCACGGGCCTCTGATTGGGACAACTCTAAGGGTTGTCTATCTCAGTAGCTTGCTGGCTATATTGACGGTTGTGATTTTGGCAGTTGTTGATAAGCTCTGGAATGTGACTGTGACATGGCAGGATGTAGAAGTGACAGTGGGGCGATCGCTCACTAGTTACAGTATGGAATTCTTCGCTTTATTTTTGGGTCTGGAACTGGGGGCGATGAGTCATTCTCTCAGTGATTGGGGCGGTTCGGCTTACAAGCGTTTCCGTAAGCAGGGGGTTCGGGGAATACTTCCTAGTAGCAAAATTAAGAAACGTAAGGTGACAAGTCGTCGGTCTACTGGCGGGAGAAAAAATCAAAAACGGTAA
- a CDS encoding Uma2 family endonuclease — MIVAKDNTPHLTPEEYFAWEEQQLEKHEYINGEVYAMTGGSINHGRIGIRFTAMFDSHLENTGCITGNSDVKLNIFGSNNYTYPDASVTCDDRDKTTTRYITYPCLIVEVLSKTTEAYDRGGKFRMYRQNPALIDYLLVSSTSIEIDLYHKNDAGDWLIINYKPGDTIELKSINLSFPIEQVYRGLTLEPENGE, encoded by the coding sequence ATGATTGTGGCAAAAGATAATACCCCACACCTTACCCCTGAAGAATACTTTGCTTGGGAAGAACAGCAACTAGAAAAACACGAATATATCAACGGCGAAGTTTACGCCATGACTGGCGGTAGCATCAATCATGGGCGTATCGGTATCCGCTTCACCGCCATGTTCGACAGCCACTTAGAAAATACAGGCTGCATCACTGGCAACTCTGATGTCAAGCTCAATATTTTTGGCAGTAATAATTATACCTACCCAGATGCCAGCGTTACTTGCGACGATCGCGACAAAACCACAACCCGATATATTACCTACCCCTGCTTAATCGTCGAAGTCCTCTCAAAAACTACCGAAGCTTATGACAGAGGCGGAAAATTTAGAATGTACCGCCAAAACCCAGCCTTAATAGATTACCTCCTAGTCAGTTCCACCAGCATCGAAATTGACCTTTATCACAAAAACGACGCAGGCGACTGGTTAATTATCAACTACAAACCAGGCGATACAATTGAACTCAAAAGCATTAACCTAAGTTTCCCCATTGAACAAGTCTATCGCGGTTTAACCCTTGAACCAGAGAATGGGGAATAG
- a CDS encoding AAA family ATPase: MKIVSIKIKNYRAFESLEIKEIPTFCVIIGANGTGKSTLFDIFGFLRDALKNNIRQALQIRGGFNEVVTRGKEQEDIEIELKFRMNILETERLVTYILNVGQEERRPLVKREILRYKRGEYGSPYHFLDFQNGKGYAITNEENFEQTDEELQREEQQLESNDILAIKGLGQFQRFKAASAFRSLIENWHVSDFHISDARGSKDALYAEHLSPTGDNMALVAQYIYQNHPDIFQTILTKMQERVPGISKVEAKETEDGRLILKFQDQAFKDPFIDRYVSDGTMKMFAYLILLFDPKPHPLLCVEEPENQLYPSLLHELAEEFASYAHRGGQVFVSTHSPDFLNAVPLESIFWLTKEQGTTKIFRASDNETLNNLVKAGDLPGYLWNQGWFEGVAP; encoded by the coding sequence ATGAAAATTGTTTCTATAAAAATTAAAAATTATCGAGCCTTTGAATCTCTAGAAATCAAAGAAATTCCCACCTTTTGCGTCATCATCGGAGCAAATGGTACAGGTAAATCTACCCTATTCGATATTTTTGGCTTTCTCCGCGATGCCCTAAAAAATAACATTCGTCAAGCCCTTCAGATCCGGGGTGGATTTAATGAAGTCGTCACTAGAGGCAAAGAACAAGAAGATATCGAAATAGAACTAAAATTCCGCATGAATATTCTGGAGACAGAACGTCTCGTTACCTATATTTTAAATGTTGGACAAGAAGAAAGACGACCCTTAGTTAAAAGAGAAATACTCCGGTACAAGCGTGGCGAATATGGTTCTCCCTATCACTTTCTCGACTTCCAAAACGGTAAAGGATATGCCATCACCAACGAAGAAAACTTTGAACAAACCGACGAAGAACTACAACGTGAAGAACAACAACTCGAATCCAATGATATTTTAGCAATTAAAGGACTGGGGCAATTTCAACGCTTCAAAGCCGCCAGTGCCTTCCGTTCACTAATTGAAAATTGGCACGTTTCCGACTTCCATATCAGCGATGCTAGAGGCAGCAAAGACGCACTCTATGCCGAACATCTCTCCCCCACAGGCGATAATATGGCACTTGTCGCCCAATACATTTATCAAAACCATCCCGATATATTCCAAACCATCCTCACAAAAATGCAGGAAAGAGTCCCCGGTATTTCTAAAGTAGAAGCAAAGGAAACAGAAGACGGCAGATTAATCCTGAAATTTCAAGACCAAGCTTTTAAAGATCCCTTCATTGATCGCTATGTTTCTGATGGCACAATGAAAATGTTTGCCTATTTAATTCTGCTCTTCGATCCTAAACCCCATCCTTTACTTTGCGTCGAAGAACCCGAAAACCAACTTTATCCTAGTTTGCTTCACGAACTCGCCGAAGAATTTGCCAGTTATGCCCACAGAGGCGGACAAGTCTTTGTGTCTACCCACTCCCCCGACTTTCTGAATGCTGTTCCCCTAGAAAGTATTTTCTGGTTGACAAAAGAACAAGGCACTACAAAAATTTTCCGAGCCAGCGATAATGAAACCCTGAACAACTTAGTGAAAGCAGGAGATTTACCTGGCTATCTCTGGAATCAAGGCTGGTTTGAAGGAGTCGCCCCCTGA
- a CDS encoding thioredoxin family protein: protein MALTASTMVPIGTQAPDFHLPDVVSGKTISLSTFADKKALLVMFICRHCPFVKHIQDELTRIGQDYSTSDLGIVAISANDAKNYPDDAPESLKALAIELGWQFPFCYDETQETAKAYTAACTPDFFVFDSDRQLAYRGQLDDSRPSNGKPVTGADLRAAIDAVLAGKPVIGEQKPSIGCNIKWKPTP from the coding sequence ATGGCTTTAACCGCTTCTACAATGGTGCCTATCGGCACACAAGCGCCAGATTTTCATCTACCAGACGTAGTATCTGGCAAAACCATCTCTCTTTCTACCTTTGCCGATAAAAAAGCTTTATTAGTAATGTTTATTTGTCGGCATTGTCCGTTTGTGAAGCACATTCAAGATGAATTAACACGCATAGGCCAGGATTATTCCACAAGCGATTTAGGAATCGTCGCCATCAGTGCCAACGATGCAAAAAATTACCCAGATGATGCGCCCGAATCTCTCAAAGCATTGGCAATAGAACTAGGTTGGCAATTTCCCTTTTGTTATGACGAAACACAGGAGACAGCCAAGGCTTATACTGCGGCTTGTACCCCTGATTTCTTTGTCTTTGATAGCGATCGCCAGCTTGCATACAGAGGACAATTAGATGATAGCCGTCCTAGCAATGGTAAACCTGTAACGGGTGCAGATTTACGCGCCGCCATTGATGCGGTACTGGCGGGTAAACCTGTCATTGGCGAACAAAAACCGAGTATTGGTTGCAATATTAAATGGAAGCCTACTCCTTAG
- a CDS encoding type I restriction endonuclease subunit R, with translation MERVKNTDKNGYIWHTTGSGKTLTSFKAAQILKELPKVHKVLFVVDRADLDYQTSKEFNYFSPECVDTTDNTGQLVTQMAGDSRLIVTTIQKLNRAIKSPRHEAAMSGLKDQPIVFIFDECHRSQFGETHKNILKFFTQAQMFGFTGTPIFADNATSNQHGKRTTRDLFQECLHKYVITNAIADENVLKFSVEYWGGMKRKDGTLITEPKSDRFETPERISGIVDWIIANHHRKTHGKKFSAMLCVSNVDTLITYYEIFKNQQQQGLHNLRIITIFTPSDNEEDEDANGLIGEPDFNISNDTSSRSHSRDKLNEFIADYNQMYKTQHSAKDGQAFYAYYKDISKRMKDRDRENFQDAERADILLVVNMFITGFDVKKLNTLYVDKNLKYHGLIQAYSRTNRILGELKSQGNIVCFRNLKENTDQAVSLFSDPNANEQIFIEPYEYYIEKFNQGVEELRAIATIPNDVNKLISEDDQVNFVKAFRNLIRLQDVSKSFTEFSFSDLNLDEQTFEDYKSKYLDIYDKTRSKPDDEKESLVEEVDFELELIHRDEINVTYILKLLANLQRDIKDDATQEDYQNQKASILELIGKEAQLRSKRDLLEKFIEQRLPTLEPQEKLETVFQDFWTQERIEAIEQLCLEENLQVTTVNQMIADYKFSGKEPLRETMLSACNEKPKLLERKKIFGRVVAKLLDIINKFDDALGELGEEE, from the coding sequence ATTGAGCGTGTCAAAAACACCGATAAAAACGGCTATATCTGGCACACTACCGGCTCAGGGAAAACCCTCACCAGCTTCAAAGCTGCCCAAATCCTCAAAGAACTGCCCAAAGTCCATAAAGTGCTGTTTGTGGTCGATCGCGCTGACCTTGACTACCAAACCAGTAAGGAATTTAATTATTTTAGTCCTGAGTGTGTGGACACCACCGACAACACCGGACAACTGGTAACACAAATGGCTGGGGATAGTCGCCTGATTGTGACGACGATTCAAAAACTCAACCGGGCGATCAAATCCCCACGCCATGAAGCTGCAATGTCAGGCTTGAAGGATCAGCCCATTGTGTTTATCTTTGACGAGTGTCACCGTTCCCAATTTGGCGAAACCCACAAAAATATCCTTAAATTCTTTACCCAAGCCCAAATGTTTGGCTTTACCGGGACTCCCATCTTTGCTGATAACGCCACCAGCAACCAGCACGGTAAACGCACCACTAGGGACTTATTCCAGGAATGTTTGCATAAATATGTAATCACAAATGCGATCGCTGATGAAAATGTTTTAAAATTTTCCGTTGAGTATTGGGGCGGAATGAAACGCAAAGACGGCACATTAATTACAGAACCAAAGAGCGATCGCTTTGAAACCCCTGAGCGAATTTCTGGAATTGTCGATTGGATTATTGCCAACCATCACCGTAAAACCCACGGCAAAAAATTCTCTGCTATGCTCTGCGTCAGTAATGTAGATACTCTAATTACTTATTACGAAATCTTTAAAAATCAACAGCAACAGGGATTACATAACCTGCGAATAATTACTATTTTTACCCCCAGCGATAACGAAGAAGACGAAGACGCAAACGGCTTAATTGGAGAACCGGATTTTAATATCAGCAACGATACGAGCAGCCGCAGCCATAGCCGCGACAAATTGAATGAATTTATCGCCGACTATAACCAAATGTATAAAACCCAGCATTCCGCTAAAGATGGTCAGGCTTTTTATGCCTACTACAAAGACATCTCAAAACGGATGAAGGACAGAGATAGAGAAAACTTTCAGGACGCAGAACGCGCCGATATTCTGTTAGTCGTGAATATGTTTATCACGGGTTTTGATGTGAAAAAACTCAATACCCTCTATGTCGATAAAAATCTCAAGTACCACGGGTTAATTCAAGCCTACTCCCGGACAAATCGCATTTTAGGCGAACTGAAATCTCAGGGTAATATTGTTTGCTTTCGCAATCTTAAGGAGAATACCGATCAAGCGGTTTCGCTATTTTCCGATCCCAACGCCAACGAACAAATTTTTATTGAACCCTACGAATACTATATTGAGAAATTTAATCAAGGTGTGGAAGAACTGAGAGCGATCGCCACTATCCCTAATGATGTGAATAAACTAATTAGTGAAGATGACCAAGTTAATTTCGTTAAAGCCTTTCGTAATCTGATCCGTTTACAGGATGTTAGTAAATCATTTACTGAATTTAGCTTTTCTGACTTAAATCTGGATGAACAAACTTTTGAAGATTATAAAAGTAAATATCTGGACATCTACGATAAAACGCGCTCGAAACCTGATGATGAAAAAGAATCTTTAGTTGAGGAAGTCGATTTTGAACTGGAATTAATCCACCGCGACGAAATCAATGTCACCTATATTCTCAAGCTGCTGGCGAACCTCCAGCGCGACATCAAGGATGATGCTACCCAGGAAGATTACCAAAATCAAAAAGCCTCTATCCTTGAGCTAATTGGGAAAGAAGCTCAACTACGCAGCAAGCGGGATTTACTGGAGAAATTTATCGAACAGCGACTACCCACCCTTGAACCCCAAGAAAAACTGGAAACCGTCTTCCAAGACTTTTGGACTCAAGAACGTATTGAAGCAATTGAACAACTTTGTCTAGAGGAAAATCTCCAGGTTACAACTGTTAATCAAATGATTGCTGACTATAAATTCTCTGGGAAAGAACCATTAAGGGAAACCATGCTGAGTGCTTGTAACGAAAAACCCAAATTATTAGAGCGTAAAAAAATTTTTGGGCGCGTTGTCGCAAAATTACTCGACATCATCAACAAATTTGATGACGCTCTTGGTGAGCTTGGGGAGGAAGAATAA
- a CDS encoding PIN domain-containing protein has product MNNFIDKKFIDSNIWLYRFLHDPKVDPQVQQLKRSMAINLTQAVDRSIVVSTQVITETCAVLKRKTGISEQNILELVEEFEEQCEIVNLTTSEIKEACRLRDKYSFSYWDSLVIATALKSQAKVLYSEDMQNGLLIENQLTIINPFVGSGNR; this is encoded by the coding sequence ATGAATAATTTTATAGATAAAAAGTTTATTGACTCTAATATTTGGCTGTATCGGTTTCTTCATGATCCAAAAGTAGATCCTCAAGTGCAGCAATTAAAAAGAAGTATGGCTATTAATTTAACTCAAGCTGTTGATCGCAGTATTGTAGTTAGCACTCAGGTTATCACTGAAACTTGTGCTGTACTCAAACGGAAAACAGGAATTTCTGAACAGAATATTTTAGAGTTAGTAGAGGAGTTTGAAGAACAGTGTGAAATTGTCAACCTGACAACAAGTGAGATCAAAGAAGCTTGTCGATTAAGAGATAAATATTCTTTTTCGTATTGGGATAGTCTTGTTATTGCTACTGCTCTAAAGTCTCAGGCTAAGGTTCTATATTCGGAAGATATGCAAAATGGATTATTGATTGAAAATCAATTAACAATTATCAATCCGTTTGTAGGATCGGGAAATAGGTAA
- the mazG gene encoding nucleoside triphosphate pyrophosphohydrolase → MEANHLAALQELIEVVAKLRSPDGGCPWDLAQTPQTLTPYVIEEAYEVVDAIKGGDQEAIAEELGDLLLQVVLQAQIASESGQFSLQEVAQGITQKLIRRHPHVFGDVSVNSVDEVRQNWEQIKAEEKGEPSEESQKLSTKLSRYGRTLPPLTAAMKISQKAAAVGFEWENIDGVWAKFHEELQEFQQALAEETPERQQAELGDLLFAVIQLARWHNLDPSEGLQGTNQRFVQRLQKMEAVVDRPLFDYSLDELETLWQQAKAQLAKE, encoded by the coding sequence ATGGAAGCGAATCATTTGGCAGCTTTGCAAGAGTTAATTGAGGTGGTAGCGAAGTTGCGATCGCCTGATGGGGGTTGTCCCTGGGATTTGGCACAAACTCCCCAAACCCTGACACCTTATGTAATTGAGGAGGCTTACGAGGTTGTAGATGCCATTAAGGGTGGAGACCAGGAGGCGATCGCGGAGGAGTTGGGTGATTTATTATTACAGGTAGTTTTACAAGCCCAAATTGCTAGTGAATCCGGACAATTTTCTCTCCAAGAGGTTGCCCAAGGTATCACCCAAAAGTTAATCCGCCGCCACCCTCATGTATTTGGTGATGTGTCGGTCAATAGTGTAGATGAGGTACGGCAAAACTGGGAACAAATCAAGGCAGAGGAAAAGGGCGAACCATCAGAGGAAAGTCAAAAACTGAGTACAAAACTTAGTCGTTATGGACGTACCCTACCCCCACTCACAGCCGCGATGAAAATTTCCCAAAAGGCTGCGGCTGTGGGTTTTGAGTGGGAAAATATTGATGGTGTGTGGGCAAAATTCCATGAAGAGTTACAGGAATTTCAACAAGCTTTAGCCGAGGAAACGCCAGAACGCCAACAAGCCGAATTAGGCGATTTACTATTTGCCGTGATTCAGTTAGCCCGTTGGCATAATCTTGACCCTAGCGAAGGATTACAAGGGACAAATCAGCGATTCGTCCAACGGTTACAAAAAATGGAGGCGGTAGTTGATCGCCCCCTTTTTGATTACAGTTTGGATGAGTTAGAAACTCTCTGGCAACAGGCTAAAGCCCAACTTGCTAAGGAGTAG
- a CDS encoding Fic family protein, whose translation MHNLILRKINPNEAGCYRNLDVMAAGTNYIYPPHYLLSQLMADFVIWLNSNAALTLHPVEYATMAHYRFVSIHPFRDGNGRTARLIMNLLLIRAGYPIVVINNQVRNDYINALAYGQQNQDDLSGLFDLVCDAVISSLVETLRLLVTASSSREKGQVFYQEIIDFIDKNVGK comes from the coding sequence ATTCATAATCTAATTCTAAGGAAAATTAACCCGAATGAAGCGGGTTGTTATCGGAATTTAGATGTGATGGCAGCAGGAACAAATTATATTTATCCTCCCCATTATTTACTGTCTCAATTAATGGCAGATTTTGTTATCTGGCTCAATTCAAATGCTGCTTTAACACTCCATCCGGTAGAATATGCGACAATGGCACATTATCGTTTTGTTTCTATCCATCCTTTTCGAGATGGGAATGGGAGAACCGCTAGATTAATTATGAATTTATTGTTAATTCGTGCGGGGTATCCCATTGTGGTGATTAATAATCAAGTCCGCAATGATTATATTAATGCTTTGGCTTATGGACAACAAAACCAAGATGATTTAAGTGGGCTTTTTGATTTGGTTTGTGATGCGGTTATCAGTTCCTTGGTGGAAACTTTAAGGTTATTGGTAACTGCTAGTAGTAGTAGGGAAAAGGGGCAGGTTTTTTATCAGGAAATTATTGATTTTATTGATAAAAATGTGGGTAAATAG